In Amia ocellicauda isolate fAmiCal2 chromosome 7, fAmiCal2.hap1, whole genome shotgun sequence, the genomic window CAAAACTGTACTGCAGGGTTTCAACTAAAGAGTTAACTTTTTGGAGAAGAACAAATGTACCAgttcacattttttattatattattgttattattattaaatttacttttaatttactTACGTGGTTGTATCGGTTAGCCTCCCTTTATGCCTCCACCAGCCCATCTCGTGACCATGGTGCCTCTTACTTGCTTTGCTGCTTACACCTCTAGCCGCAGTAGTAGATGTTCACTGTCAAAAACATTGACTCGATCTCAGGCTTCTtgaatttttttctttctggatTAAATTAGTATCTGCGGAAGAAGGCAGGCAGCGGAAACCAAGTCACATGAACTACCAAGATGATAAAAGGTTCGCACAGCGGGGTCAGAAGAAAACTAgagtttcttctttcttctctctctctctctctctctctctctctcttttctctctctctctctctctctctctctctctctctttcctctctctctctctctctctctctctctctctctctctctctctctctctctcacactctgtctctgtgtttttcATATTCTCTGCCTCTTTTGAGCTATCCAAAAACCACATTGTATATTAAAGCCAGCCAACTAGAAGTGTGGTTAAGAAAACTTGTTTCattgttgctttttttgttttcttcttgtcTCCTGCTGTTGATTGTCAAGTTTAGCCAGCCCCAGCCACCCACAATGGTCCTTTAGCATACATATTAATTTTGATTACTAAGATTATTACACCAAGGGATGGATGCAAGTGTTACCTGTTCACAACAAACTTACTTCAGCACAGATGACCAGCTGCTGTTTACGTGTCCTGTATGACTCAGTGTCCAAACTCCCTACAGATTCCTGCTAGTATACAggaattcaatatttattttcactgcaGAATCCCTGAGGGAGCCCTGCAGGATATTTGCAGAAAACCACTTCAATTTCCTCATCAGAACTCGGCTTACTTCTGATTCCAATTTTTACAGCAAAATCCTCCTTATCAAAGGAAAAAGTACAAAGGCATCACTTGGAGGCTAATACAGCAGGATATGCTGCaccttgagaacaaaatgaagcAGTTTGGCAGATGGTCTAGTGTTGTGCAGTGCCTGCAATTAGACATGGAGGTTTGGGGTTGTTTTGCTTGTGCACAAAAAGGAAATATTGTCTGTACCTTGATTCTCTCATGTCACTCCTTTTTCATACCCTACACTGGCTTTCTATTACTGCCTGTATGAAAATCAATACTTGAGTCCTTCAACACTGCTCTCTTCACCATTCTGCTCCAGTCTCCAGTCTCGTGTCCCTATATTCACTCTTCGTTCATTTTCTGCAGTTGGATAAAAGGCCTGGCTCACTCTGTATACCCTCTCTTGCTCCACAGTGTTGGGAGCAGTTGCATGAACATAGGAGGTGCAAAGTCACTCCATAAAATGTATCTGTGTAGATTACACCTTTAGGTTATTCTAATCTCCCCTTATACCTTAATGgtattcactgtattttttataatgATGTTACCTTTCTAatgttatttatatgtattacatTGTATGTTATCCTTTGAAAAACCATGCAAGTCCCCTTAGATAAAGATGACTGCTAAGTGacttaataataacattaataataatgcatagagagaaagagaaagagattgACTTGATTGAAAACCTGCAGtgttaaatgtgtgttgcagtaTCTTGTGATAAAAGCCCAGCACCTCTAGAAAAGCACTGTGTATTTTCACACAGATAGAGGCTGCTGTAAACCACAAACCCTCTCTCGCTGACACACCCCTCTACCTCTCATTCTACTCCAGGGTTTATCAGCAGATACCACTTGAGAGGAAACCACATGATGCTCACACCCTTCCTGCCAGGCTGCACACTTTAGCACTTCTGCTACAACATTCAGCTTTCCACTGCAACTGTGAAATGGAAAGACACACACTCATCGTAAATTAAAGCCCTGCTGTAAAAGCAACGCACACAGCAGCTTTGCAATACATAAACCCTTGCGTACCCCAGTGCTCCACAGTAAAAACATGACATACAGTCACACACATAAATCCAGACTGCAGGACTGTTTAACATATTAAGAATACAACCCTGAAAATATGTGACTGTAAAATGCAGCTCCAGATAAAGGCCTTCTTATAAACACAGAGACTCAAAGCTAAATTATAGATTATATCAGAAAAGCTGCAATGGGGTTCATCTACAGTTTGACTCCAGTTtctaaattgaaaaaaaaataaaaaaataaaaattgtgagGGGGTGCATACAAACAAGAAGGAACAGTACATGTAGCGCAGTTATCCAAGGCAAATGTAAATTAGGGAACATGTGCCTCAACTGTTATTATGCCAACCAtgcttttttttgctttcttgagcaacattcggttttacattttgtaacacttatttttttgtacttgGGAATTAAAATAAGGAAGGAAGCTGAGAGCTGCAATCGATAGGAAAGCGTTGCTATTTACTGCGTTCAGGCTTCCTGTCCTTGGTGACACAGTCATTTCTGCAGCTTGTGCACACAGAAGCTCAGCACTGGCTGAAAACAGCACACGTGTGGTAGAGGGCAGCAGAGTAGAAGGCTTtactattttctttaaaaaaacactggACACTATATATgaacagctatatatatatatatatatatatatatatatatatatatatatatatatatatatatatatatatatatatatatataagctataTTTGAATGtcttgttattatttgtactcTTTCAATATTCTGAAGCTTAGTTTTTTGGATGGCTTGTAATGCATCTCGACTTGACTGCCTCAAACCTGCTTAATGCATGGGGCCTGCTTACACTCTCTTGACTCCTGCAGCACTGGTATTTGTGACCAAAGGCTCCCTCTGTAGAGCGAAAGTTAAGTAGGCAGCAGAACCTTTTCCCAGATCATTTGCAAAGCTTTTTGCCaaagtataaaaatgtaaaagtgtaGGGAAACAGAACAACCCTGGTGTTTTAAAGCTTTAGTTACCCTGTTGTGGTTTGCTACATATGTTGTCCCAAATGTGAGGATGTAAGCTGGTGGAATTACAAAACCAGCAAGAGCTTTGGTGTGGCAAAGAGGAATTGATTTGGTATGTTTGGTTGTGTGAGTCTGTCGTAACACTACccaggtttatttatttcctttaagAATGACAAGCTCATTCTGATTTGCAGCCAAAAATGGTCGTTAGTCACTCTAATTACTTTAACAGCAGATGGCCTGGCTGTTAAGGCCAAGGGCCTGTTAGAACTATAAtgtatgatttgtattttatattaaatgtatattttaacttATGCACCTCTGTATTTTGTAaactgtaattgttttatgcttgatttgaaatgtatattgtattattgcacttttgtattgcttatgtaacctgtaagttgccctggaaaaGGTAATCtgccaatcaatcaatacataataagGGACTTTCAAGCTGATCTCCTCTACAGACTCAAAATTCTATTAaaacatgcaaaaacaaaaaaactaagaaacgGCTCCATATCACAAAACTACCACACAATTTGATATGGTGACAAGACATGTCTAGAAAATGTTTATCTATCTGATAGTATAactttcatatatatgtatatatatttgtttttcattatgatTCTGTATTGAAACCACTGATAAAACAGTTCCCTTTACAAGGACTACTCTCAGTTCTAGGGGGGCTTTTTTAACTTGACAGTAATCACATGATTGAAACTGTTAGGCTATAAAAAAAGGCTACAACCTATATATAtactaaatacacacatacatataaaaacTTCTGTAGAAACCCAGTGTTAGGGCACATGAACAGTTtcattttcctgttttgttCATTCCTAGCTGTTTTCGTGACTAATAAAATACCTAAACAATAGGAAGTTAACTAatgttgcatttttttgttttgacatCTCTAAAACATTAATCCAATGTTTGCCAAACTAAGTAATTGGGAAACACTGCctcctgattttgttttttatataaatgtataattaaaacaataatgcattaaattaaagtttaatgCATTCAGTTTTAGTAATTCaagttttagtaaataaatgaGGTTTCAGTTCCAACAAAAGTCAGGAGAGATGGAGATGAAGTGAGAAAGAACTATTGGTCATGTAGCCCTCACATGCAGTGCAGGTAGGCTAACTCAAACAGTACTCCAGTTACGGGAGAGAAGCAAAAGTAAAAGCAAAGAAAGTGCATCAAAGCCAGGGAATCCATGTTCTTTACTTCCTGTAGCTCTTGCTCTGACACTGCAGGATAGCGTTGTTGACATGGACTATTAACGCAGTGAGAAAAGTTCCAAATTCTGATTGCCAGTGCTGTAAAATGGCAAGCAGATATGTGACAGGTTACAGTGTGATGTGTTCTACTGCTTTCAAAACATGACAataccaggtatttccaggctGCCGAGTGCTTCACCTGGGAAACGATTCTGCTCAGAGAGCAATATGTTGTCCGTAGAGTAGAGAATTCCAATCTGAAAAATGCCAGGGGACAGTGTGCTGCTGGTTAATTGTTTCTGGAGTTTGAAGGGTTGATGGACCCTTAAACTAAACCAGTCTCTATGTGCAGTTTATATTCTTTGGGGTAGTGGTGTACAAATCCAGTTTTAGTGCCATATTTGACAAACAATATAACATGGGTTTAAAATGATCCAGCTGATTGGATCAGTTAAGTAATTAAGGGCCCAACAGCATGAAAGTGAGAAGACCTTGAGGACTGGAGTTGTGTACCTAGCTGTTGACCATCATTTTCAGCAGAAGCataatttcaatgtatgtgGGAAAACCACAGAGCACTCAGCATATCGTAATTATTTCCTTCAGCATGATGTGAAACTTAACGTGGTGTGCTATCATAAAAAAAGATCTGAACCTTTTTTCAAAAGTTGCTGAAAGTTTTTAAGTTAGTTTCAAAGACAGTACAGGTAGGGTCTTACAGTCCAGAGATTGTTGCTGGATTTACCAGACTGTGAATGGGGTTCCCCAGGCTGCATATTCAGCCCAGTACTGGTGGGATTGGGTGAGTCTGAAGCCTGACAGGGTCTCCTGTGGCTTGCTGGAGGCCAAAGAGCCTGCATGGTTATCAGTGAAAGAGTCTCTGTACAAAACCTGAGCTCTGCTGTTTGAGCTGTGGCCTgcagtatattaaaaaaaatataccctagaaacatgcattttaaaGGATGTGTGCTAGTTGCCACCAACTCTTCTGGGTGAGGGTCTTAGCAGTGAGCTGGGTTGTTGAAATAAATGCAGTCTCCAGTCTGGGTGTtataaagaaatgtattagtttcatgttttatttacttattttagtaAATGTGTTCCTAGTCTTTGTTCTAAGACCCTAGCGTTTGTTCTACCCTAAACCACCACTTGTATATCACCAAGTCAGATGCCCTGATTTCTGTTCTGCTTTTCCAGAATGCAGCAATGTTGTCACATCTAGCCTCTGTGCCACAGGGCATCATTTCTGTACATAAGACCAGGACTTGCCAAacttggtctttgagatcccagtgttttttttggtttccattgcAGGAATGTTTCAATGACTTACTTGATGCATCAAACTTCAGTCAATAATTTAGTCAGGTAtaccctttttatttttcagctgCTATAAAGATAGGGTTGCAAATTACTTTTGAATTGTAAAAGTAATAGGGAATCAGCTATTTGGATTAACAaataatgtgtaataatgttGCCAAATAACACAGTGACATTTCCAAATTTAAACTGGTTCCAGTACTGTGCTCATGGTTACACTCCTAGGCTTCAGTATTGGGAGGAGGAAGTGAAAGCatttctgctgttgtttttctaaaCATATACAGTgctgaaaaaacacaaactaacCCCTTGAACTTACTGTCTCTGACCAATCAGGAAGCTCCATGTATTGCCCTTGTAGAAGAACAGAAACCGCGCACAAcgccacacacatacacacaggtcTTTAATGTGGTTCCACGTACGTAGAATAGCAGTTCATTACACCCAGTTGCTCATTGCTGGAAGATGTATTCAATCTTCAAACAAATAACAAAGGAATGGTAAACTGggtatattaaaaacacaaaagctgttctctcaatcccgtgccccccacccccaaaaacaAATGTGGAGAGAAAGGGAACTGATCTTTCCTGTATTTGTCTTAAAAATGTCAGGTTTCTGTATGTTATCTCCTTTTATGACAAAAATCCAGTTAAATAACATAATCACATTGGATGTGAAAACTGCAATACTAGACCTCGGTAGCTGTAGTTCAATGTGTTTTCTAGGCAtcttaaaacaaatgcagcagGTTGCACTAATTAGCATGATTGATgaggaaataaatgaaaatcagGTGGGCAAGAAAACAGCAATTAATTGTGTATACTGTGCAGACTACAGACTTAAgatcaaaatattaaaatagtcCCCTGCTGGAAATGCAGGATGTCtccgttttatttttctttaagccAGTACACCCTCTAGTGTAGACAACTCAATATTACAATACACATTATACAAGGTAGAATGCAGGGGTTCTTGCTACCAAAAGATATAGAGCAATCATGTTGCAGTACTCTTTAATTGTGCTTTGATATTTTACTAGTAAAGAGGGACAGGGATGTCAGGTTAGTTCAGTGGGCTTCATATTAGATGCATTGAATATCTTAAAGCCTAAATCTCTGGTGAGTGGTCAGACAGTTCACGTTCCTGATCCCTTGTCACCTTCCAGCATACGTCACCATTCCTGATTAAGGACTCAAGTATGTGaatcaaaatacaaaaacaagagGCAGTTTGTTGGACTTTATATTTCAGGAcacatgtacagtacagtgggCAGCAATGCTAGGTAGTGTGCTTGTTGTCAGTACCTCTGGGTGTTCTGTAACCCTTTAGGCAACTTCCTTACATTGGAACTCAGTAAAATCGGCATCTTTGCAAAGTTTTGCTCTGTGTAACTCATTTAAACTCAACACATTTCATATTTAGAGTCAGTCCCTGTGAGGTAAATCCAGACTCGCAAGGAACTGAGATCACTCCAGACTGGCACCACTTAAATTTTATTCAAAGGCTCATATGTTCACTGATACTAGCGATAAAACCTAATAAATAAGAAGTATTGGAATATTATCAGGAGTACCACGCTCCATGTGTACAGGAAAGCCAGGCAAAAGTGAAATGTATTGGACTCTTTCAAAGCCAGATTATACAGACCAACTTTAACTGTAGGTTAAAAATGGATGTCATGTGTGGATCCCTGCAGTTCAATACTACGTACACAGACATTTGGCTTGAATGATTCTGTTCACCTTAATTTATATGTCACATGAACGAGCAGTCAACATCATTGTATTTGTTCACcaccatcatcattattattactattattaaacaCATGTAAACCATTATTTTCTCctgatgtttatatatatatttgtcacaaTTCCTATTtggccttttgttttgttttagttttttcttaaatgACATAAAACAACTTCTACAGATCTTAGCAATAATacgtaattaaaaaaaaaaaaaaaatgtgttgcatGATAAGTTAAAATTGTCCAGCAGCTGTCAAGGTAAAATGTCCACAATTGAGACCCATAAATCTATGCCTCCTATTCCCCATCTTAATCAGCCTTGCCCCACACCCGCCCCAACCCCACCTGAAATCTTCCACAAGGGCAGGCAAGCATTCTCATCACTGCCGGGCAGGAGTAACCTTTGTGCCAACAAACACAGTCACATTGGCACACGTCTTTGCCAACAGGACTTGCCCAGGGGTGTCAGCCATCCAGCGGTTTTCCCAAGTACACCATTGTCACTTCAGTGTTGCCATAGACTGCTGACACTGCCGGGTACAGGCAGGCCTTGGGCAGCCCCCGAAAGGCCACCCCTAGGAACTCGAACCCTCGCTCGAAAGCCAGCGTCTTGTCTTCCATGTCCAGAATGACCCTTATCCTCTCTCCGATCTGTAACACAATAGCAGGGTAAATTCCAAATGTCCCGTTTGATATCGATGCTCACTGACTCACTAACGGCCTGATACAAAGACAATTTAGGCATTGGTCCAAGCTAGATTTAAACATACGGTATGACATAATCAGATGGCTCAATCCTGACTGTTTACAAACAGGCTCTTCTTTAAGGTACTCCCTACAGACTGTAGATTAATTCACATTTTCCTATAGTAATTGCATTTCTTACATAAGGAAGTACACTGGCAATTAATGACATGGCCTTCTTTAACCCTGCAAATATAATTGGTGTGCTTTGATTATTCACAATATACATTAAAGAAGGCCACAGTTTTTAACACCTGCAACTTTTGAGTTCGCCATTAAAGTGGCATTCACACAAGTGGCAAAAAGGTATAATTATTTCCTTTaccagaataaaataatattacaccCATTTAATTTTTATTCAGGACTCTTACAGTTAACTGATCCACACCAATCAAACCAATATTTTTGTTATAAGCAAGATCTAGATAAGcttcaaataaatatgaatgtcaTTATGCAGAGTAAATGCcatatttaaaaacactaaATGTACAACATAGACCTTACTTAATTATATTACTACATTTTGAATGGGGTccactttaattaatttattttgttacatatggCACCACTTATGTGAGGTAATTTGTAAATTAGTAAATTCCAGAGAGTGAGGAGATATGCTCTTTACCCATTTCCTGCTGTGGGTGTTCAACCCTACTATCACAATGCCAATCACAGCCAACTATATGTACAGTTGATTAATATTACAttgacaaataaatatgaataatacaatataattctTACTGCTTCAATTACACAAACACCTTTATTTGTCCAACAATTTATCCCAGGTGTCTTCTTTCAAGAGCTAACAATTAGGCTTGCTGTCAATTGATCTCAGAAGGGTAATAACTAATAATCCAGGGGTTATCAAAACCCAGACCTTCCACACTATTCTGAAGTCTGACACATGACTGGAGTCTGGCACAACGTGAGTGGACACCCCCCACCCTTGTCTCCCATACCTGGTACTTAGGTGCGTTGTTGCACTGTGGGAAGTTGCCGTTGACCTCTCCGTTGTGCAGCAGGTTGTTGTCCACCAGGTTCCAGCCCCAGCTCTGGTCATCACTACCCAGGAGCGCTACATAGCCTTGGCACTGCATGGCGGCCCTCTTGGTGGCAATGCCAATGACAGCCACGGTGCCCAGCGGTCCCTCCCACCAGATCTCCCAGGCATGGCGGCCCTCGGAGAAGCCAATCTTGCCACGGGCGCCATCGGTGCTCTGTGCAATGGGGTTGCGGTGCAGGGTGAATCCGTTTTTCTTCACGTAGACATTACGAGAGCAGTCGTGGGAACTCAGGGCATGCTGGAAGGATTTCAGCTGAAGAGAAGAGGTTATTTATCAAGCTTTTGTCAAGGAGAGCAGTTGCAACTGGTGTGTGCTGCACAAGCCATCATTCTTGTAAAATCCCTATGATTGACACTGACATTACATCTCAACCAAAGTACCCCCGTGCTCTAATTGACATTCCACttacaattcattttaaaaacctgTGCCCAATTCCAGTTCCTTTACCTATAAGCAATTCCAATATGGTTAATATTATAAAACTAACTGCACAATGTCTAGTCCATATTGACAGATCTAACATTTAGGTTAAACCATCAAGGCTGATATAGTGCATAGCGTTTCACGACCAAACACTTCTGAGCCCCAATGCAgagtgtaaataaaaataaaaaataaatcaatatatccAAATATTTCTGCACCTGACTTATGTTTTTGCCAAATATGTTGGAATGTTCAGTTTTGCAAATGCTTATGACCGTCAATAGTTATACGACTGAAGTGCCAGAAAACCGGTATTTTAATGTATCTTataaattatgttattttaacctggcatttaaataacaaaaataaaccataaatcGTCTTAAGAGATACATGGTTACATTTCATTCAAATAAAGTTGCCTGGCTCCTCGGGATGCAGAATTGATTCATAGTAACAGCGTAGGCCAGAGTACTGCGTGGAAACATGCGAAAACAGCTAtttaaatcaaagacaaatctcTTTCATTTAGTATAGCTAAACTgtaatttcagaaaaaaaaaaaacagtaagatGCAATGGGCCATAATAATAGAACGTGCATAAGGTTAAAGGTAGTTATGCCTGGACAGCAGCAGTGATTAAAACCGGTTTACCTTCCCCTTGTAAGTGGGTAGATTGCAAAGAATATCGGAGCGCAGAGCCTCTTCACCCAGGGTGCGGACACACAGGCTTCGCCAGACCTCGCTGTTCTCGTCGGCGCACAGGCATCTGTTCCAGTGTCTGCAGACCAATGCACAGCGAAGCAAGTCCCGGAGATCCAGATAAGAGAACACATGCTCCAGAACCCGGCTGGGCAGCCTGCCCGCGACCCCGGCACCGCCAGCCGCCGCGACAGAGCACCCGGCGGCGCCTGCACCAGCAGCAGCTCCGCCAGCGGATGAAGACGCCCCACCGGCCGCCGCTGCGGACATTCTAGGGAAAAGACGCAGAAACAAGACAGGCAGCTGATGCAACGGACCGGACCGGAGGAAATGAATCATAAAAAGACAGACAAATGAAAACCAGACTCACAGGACGTGAGACCGGGTCGAAACCGGGACACCGCTCCTGTTTTACAGGGACCAGCgagtctcacacactcacacgggGAGCGGATAGGAAAGGACCTAACAAAAACAAGGGTCCTGGCACACGTGTAATACGCAAATGCGCTACAGCACGAGCTGCCACGTATATGTCGTATACAACgtgtttcaaaatacatttgaaattagatatattaattctgtaaagaAAATAGTGTAAATTACAAATGTTATGCACCATATagacaatatttgtattgcacCACTATTAGGACCTGAGAGGGAAGCCTGCCCAGTTAGCGTAAACATGGGTGGGATTGTCATTTCCAGACTGTCAAAATTGCAGCTCCGTAAAGGATCACGTAATTGCCCATTCAAACTCGTCCCTTTTATACAATCgtaaattcataaaaaaaaaaaaaacacattcacgTTTGTTGTCttgaaattattttgtttggcAGGGACAGCAGGAATATCTTTGGATATAACTCGATAATATAAAGATGTAATACACCCAGTTAAATGAATAAGTTACATGTAGATGTGGGACACTGATCAGCTAATGCACTGTACCACTGttattaaaactgaataatCAAAACGTTGCATTGTAATCTAGCTACACCCAACACCGCACTGATTTAGCTGCATTTCATGTCACGACGTAGCTGTATCCAAATAAACTCAATTTGACCTCTTATGAATACAATTTACCTTACTATATGTATGCCTGTACATAATTTAATATAGACATTATGCAGTTGTGAGGACACCCTCCTTTCAATGCGTACTGTACACTTACGTAATGTGCTGTATTGTTATGAAGAGCCTTCTGCATCCCTAATTATAAATGTGGCTAACCCTACAATAACTTACGTTTTtaaatagcctatatattaAAGAACACCGTGAAGTGATAGGTTTAGGCTACCCTCTTCCAGTTGAAATAATATGATGTCAGTAGCCTATTTAAGATGCATTTAAGGATTCAATCATTGTTTTCACACTAGGCGCaatgttattttattcttaCATTAATTTACAAAATGATCATTAGCACTCCCAAATACAACCCGTACTGTGTGATTTCCAGTGATGGAGCTGGGGACCCCTGTCACATGACCAGTGTGTGCGCACAGGCGAGCGGCGGTGCCGGCAGTCGGAAGTGACGCGTGTTGGTGTAGGTTTGGTTGGTGCGCAGCAATCCCAGACAGAGAGGAAAGGGGAGACacaagagagaagaaaaaatatatttcagtacCTGAGGGAGAAAGACAGAGCGAGAAAAATCGGGCGATCGTTTGAAGAAGGCTGACAAACGTGAGTACCATAGCTTATTACATACACCTGCATTGGGATCCGTGTCTGTGGTCTTTACCTGTTGCAAGTGCTGGCTACTTGGAGGTAAGGGTGGACTGGGGGTAAATGGGATACAGAGCACAGTCACCCGTGGATGCGAGATGCTGAAGCTGCCTGTGCAACTGCGGCCTGCGCTGACCGATCTCCTTGCAGCGCCCGTTTGGAGGCAGCAGTCACGGCGTACACACTTTCAACTGCGTGTGTTGACCTCAGGCAGAAAGCGATCGAGTGCAAAACTCGACCTGAACACTGATCGGTTGAATAAATAACCAGGCAAGcaaacgtgttttttttttttgtatgtttctctctctctctctctctctctctctctctctctctctctctctctctctcagaaaaacaaacacacaaaaaatcctGTAGGTAGATACACGCATTCTGCAAATAAGTTTTCTTGTCCACGAGTGACCAGGCACGTCCGATTAAAAACCACGGAGGCTTTTCAGTATTTAAATATTAGGCTATTAATCATGAGAGGGCAAAACAAAACGTACCTTTTTCTATTAAAAGGGCGCCATGCCAGTCTTGTGTTCTGTAAACACTGTACCCGTTTTCTCCAAGTCGCAGTAGTTGTTGCACTATAACAGGTAAAAGTAGTTATATATACGAGTAACTTGGTTTCCCGTTTTAGCACTCTTTAGTCAGTGTTGTAAAGAATTGGGTTACGAATTCCGAGAAGGTTAATTAATTAAAGGAAATACACT contains:
- the fbxo45 gene encoding F-box/SPRY domain-containing protein 1 isoform X1 — protein: MIHFLRSGPLHQLPVLFLRLFPRMSAAAAGGASSSAGGAAAGAGAAGCSVAAAGGAGVAGRLPSRVLEHVFSYLDLRDLLRCALVCRHWNRCLCADENSEVWRSLCVRTLGEEALRSDILCNLPTYKGKLKSFQHALSSHDCSRNVYVKKNGFTLHRNPIAQSTDGARGKIGFSEGRHAWEIWWEGPLGTVAVIGIATKRAAMQCQGYVALLGSDDQSWGWNLVDNNLLHNGEVNGNFPQCNNAPKYQIGERIRVILDMEDKTLAFERGFEFLGVAFRGLPKACLYPAVSAVYGNTEVTMVYLGKPLDG
- the fbxo45 gene encoding F-box/SPRY domain-containing protein 1 isoform X2, which gives rise to MSAAAAGGASSSAGGAAAGAGAAGCSVAAAGGAGVAGRLPSRVLEHVFSYLDLRDLLRCALVCRHWNRCLCADENSEVWRSLCVRTLGEEALRSDILCNLPTYKGKLKSFQHALSSHDCSRNVYVKKNGFTLHRNPIAQSTDGARGKIGFSEGRHAWEIWWEGPLGTVAVIGIATKRAAMQCQGYVALLGSDDQSWGWNLVDNNLLHNGEVNGNFPQCNNAPKYQIGERIRVILDMEDKTLAFERGFEFLGVAFRGLPKACLYPAVSAVYGNTEVTMVYLGKPLDG